One genomic window of Quercus robur chromosome 6, dhQueRobu3.1, whole genome shotgun sequence includes the following:
- the LOC126689174 gene encoding serine/threonine-protein kinase RUNKEL produces MNHYHIYQAIGRGKHSTVYKGRKKKTIEYFAIKSVDKVQKSKVLQEVRVLHSLDHPNVLQFYSWYETSAHLWLVLEYCVGGDLMTLLRQDSQLPEDSIHDIARDLLKALQYLHSKGIIYCDLKPSNILLDENGRTKLCDFGLARKLSEISKTPSSSLPQAKRGTPFYMAPELFEDGGVHSYASDFWALGCVLYECYAGRPPFMGGEFTQLVKSILSDPVPPLPGNPSRPFVNLINSLLVKDPAERIQWPELCGHAFWRTRFTPVPLPPQPAFTNMIEQYARPCLSERNGDKSLQNKTPPKYREKDVQGAPKQDENSVLGPRGYETPIKGTQSGRRTQTKASGRVVEEKQKNRPSATRGVNLLRLSRIAKTNLQRENEKENYRRPLPNGSENDAEVKIENTDMELDFNENTEDEAHDESDSITCTPEDKMSSQDQHQGKVEDVENNTHQFDTPVNMPASDESKPLDQESSSEHIEVAATPPSVSPQLKNQRIKDGSGSVPDSDSSKSSNNISQVFWHPSDLSVRPVMPSRKADKLLEVIPSLPFEALQASDFVKMPKEQLDALNGRITSIFSGNTSIGEKQNVIRYLEMLSTSADAANILTNGPIMLILVKMLRQSKVSALRVQLASLVGLLIRHSTFIEDDLANSGILGSLSDGLRDKQDKVRRFSMAALGELLFYISTQNDQTRDNNPPESPSKDYKSTSGWQVSNSLISLVSSILRKGEDDMTQLYALRTIENICSQGGHWGARFTSQDVISNVSYIYRASGKQESMRLTAGSCLVRLVRFNPSSIQSVIEKLSFKEIASALVKGSPREQQISLNLLNMAMLGSHMFTSIGRYLLPLAEDKNLVPSLLSLIEQGSEVLKGKALVFVALLCKNGRRWLPHFLCNARLLSAVDRLAKEKDNFVKQCLDAFVNVVASTIPGLLDTITGDIQQIMAGRRHGHISALSSRTAPKTNIHMFPVVLHLLGSSSFKRKVVSHHVLQQLANLIKLVETPFQGRDDFQITLLRVLESVTEESPVILENPFIFICEILPSLAVLYKGNKDGDARFLCLKILFDVMVIFFDEPFNDEQRSEDLKFIANTHFLPLYPALIEDEDPIPMYAQKLLVMFIEFNYIRISNILHLKIVSQCFEFLLGDLSSANVNNVKLCLALASAPEMESKLLSQLKVVRRIGNLLEFVYAKDMEDFLEPTLGLCRAFLLRSISSRKGFIYTKEPNLLSDGSAEANSVVDQQQSIRDIMDFGSNVGVLLELSESHEANVADIASECVVLLLKAAPREATTGLLTNLPKVSAILESSSRATSRLLVLRVLHALGYSCRQYLSQAMILSISVHEISRVEAIVSELKSSGVPALANAALNVALELQRLPRCV; encoded by the exons ATGAACCACTACCACATCTACCAAGCCATTGGCAGAGGCAAACACTCG ACTGTGTACAAAGGTAGAAAGAAGAAGACCATCGAGTACTTCGCGATTAAGAGCGTCGATAAGGTGCAGAAGAGCAAGGTTCTTCAAGAA GTTAGGGTTCTCCACTCTCTAGATCACCCAAATGTACTCCAATTTTACTCGTG GTATGAAACATCTGCTCACTTGTGGTTAGTTTTGGAGTACTGTGTCGGAGGAGATCTCATGACCTTATTACGTCAG GATAGTCAACTACCAGAAGATTCAATTCATGATATTGCACGTGACCTTCTCAAAGCTTTGCA GTATTTGCATTCCAAGGGAATTATTTATTGTGATTTGAAGCCCTCAAACATCTTATTGGACGAAAATGGACGTACAAAG CTATGTGATTTTGGGTTGGCTAGAAAATTAAGTGAAATATCGAAAACTCCTTCTTCCTCG TTGCCGCAAGCTAAACGTGGAACACCATTTTACATGGCTCCTGAGCTGTTTGAGGATGGGGGTGTCCATTCTTATGCATCTGATTTCTGGGCCCTCGGTTGTGTACTATATGAGTGTTATGCAGGGAGGCCTCCCTTCATGGGGGGAGAATttactcaactagtaaaatccATCCTCTCAGATCCAGTTCCACCTCTCCCGGGTAATCCAAGCCGCCCTTTTGTCAATCTAATCAATTCTTTGCTAGTAAAAGATCCAGCAGAAAGAATTCAATGGCCTGAGCTTTGTGGACATGCTTTTTGGAGAACTAGATTCACTCCAGTGCCTTTACCTCCTCAGCCTGCTTTCACTAACATGATAGAACAATATGCTAGACCATGTCTTTCAGAACGTAATGGCGATAAATCTCTCCAAAACAAGACCCCTCCTAAGTACCGTGAAAAAGATGTACAAGGGGCTCCGAAACAGGATGAGAATTCTGTTTTAGGACCAAGAGGCTATGAGACACCAATCAAGGGTACACAAAGTGGCCGCAGAACTCAGACCAAGGCTTCTGGTAGAGTAGTTGAGGAGAAGCAGAAAAACCGTCCTAGTGCCACTAGAGGTGTGAATCTTTTAAGACtttcaagaatagcaaagacaAACTTACAGAGGGAGAACGAGAAGGAAAACTACAGGAGGCCGTTGCCTAATGGCTCTGAAAATGATGCTGAAGTCAAAATTGAGAATACCGATATGGAACttgattttaatgaaaatactgAAGATGAGGCACATGATGAATCTGATAGCATTACTTGTACGCCCGAAGACAAGATGTCAAGTCAGGATCAGCATCAGGGGAAGGTAGAAGATGTTGAAAATAACACACATCAATTTGATACTCCTGTTAATATGCCTGCCTCAGATGAATCAAAACCACTGGACCAGGAATCATCTTCAGAGCATATTGAAGTGGCTGCTACCCCTCCCAGTGTCAGTCCTCAGcttaaaaatcagagaattaaAGATGGTTCAGGATCGGTCCCTGACTCTGATTCTTCAAAATCTTCTAATAACATTTCCCAGGTTTTTTGGCATCCATCTGATCTCTCAGTCAGACCTGTAATGCCTAGCAGAAAAGCTGATAAACTATTGGAGGTGATTCCTTCACTTCCTTTTGAGGCCTTACAAGCATCGGATTTTGTGAAGATGCCTAAAGAGCAGTTGGATGCCCTGAATGGTAGGATTACATCCATTTTTAGTGGGAACACTAGCATTGGGGAGAAGCAGAATGTGATCAGATACCTTGAGATGTTGAGCACTAGTGCTGATGCAGCTAATATCTTGACTAATGGGCCAATAATGCTCATTCTTGTTAAAATGCTCAGACAATCCAAGGTCTCTGCTTTACGTGTTCAACTTGCATCACTGGTTGGCTTGCTGATAAGGCATTCAACTTTTATTGAAGATGATTTGGCTAATTCTGGGATTTTAGGTTCACTTTCTGATGGCCTTAGGGATAAGCAGGATAAAGTGAGGAGGTTTTCTATGGCTGCTTTAGGTGAGCTGCTATTCTATATATCAACTCAAAATGATCAAACTAGAGATAATAATCCACCTGAATCTCCATCAAAGGACTATAAATCCACATCTGGCTGGCAG GTTTCAAATTCATTGATTTCATTAGTGTCATCAATATTACGAAAAGGTGAGGATGATATGACTCAACTTTATGCATTGAGGACAATTGAGAATATCTGCAGTCAAGGAGGGCATTGGGGAGCTCGTTTCACCAGTCAGGATGTGATTAGTAATGTGAGCTATATATATAGGGCTTCAGGGAAACAGGAGAGCATGAGACTCACAGCAGGATCATGTTTGGTCCGCTTGGTTCGTTTCAATCCTTCTAGCATTCAATCAGTTATAGAGAAACTTTCCTTCaaggaaattgcatctgccCTTGTCAAGGGCAGTCCACGTGAGCAGCAAATTAGCTTGAACCTTTTAAACATGGCCATGCTTGGAAGCCATATGTTCACTAGCATTGGTCGGTATCTTCTACCTTTGGCGGAGGATAAGAACCTTGTCCCGAGCCTTTTGTCTCTCATTGAGCAGGGTAGTGAAGTTTTGAAGGGAAAGGCACTTGTATTTGTGGCTCTCCTTTGCAAGAATGGTAGGAGATGGCTGCCACACTTTTTGTGCAATGCTAGGTTGCTTTCTGCTGTGGACAGGCTAGCAAAAGAGAAGGACAACTTTGTGAAGCAGTGTTTAGATGCATTTGTGAATGTTGTGGCATCCACCATACCAGGTTTATTGGATACCATAACTGGAGATATTCAGCAAATAATGGCAGGAAGGCGCCATGGGCATATCTCTGCTCTCAGCAGTCGAACTGCTCCAAAGACTAATATTCATATGTTTCCTGTTGTTCTTCATCTACTTGGGAGCTCATCTTTTAAGCGCAAGGTAGTCAGCCATCATGTCCTGCAGCAGTTGGCAAATTTAATCAAACTTGTTGAGACCCCATTTCAG GGCAGGGATGACTTCCAAATAACCCTTCTTCGAGTTCTTGAATCTGTGACAGAAGAGTCCCCTGTAATTCTTGAAAACcctttcattttcatttgtGAAATTCTCCCCAGCTTAGCTGTTCTGTATAAGGGAAACAAGGATGGTGATGCCAGATTTTTGTGcctgaaaattttgtttgatgtAATGGTCATTTTTTTTGACGAACCATTTAATGATGAGCAAAGATCAGAAGATTTGAAGTTCATAGCTAATACACATTTCCTCCCTCTCTACCCTGCTTTGATTGAAGATGAAGATCCCATTCCAATGTATGCACAAAAGCTTCTTGTGATGTTCATTGAGTTTAACTACATTAGAATTTCAAACATTCTACATCTGAAGATAGTTTCGCAATGCTTTGAGTTTTTGCTCGGTGATCTCTCCAGTGCAAATGTAAACAATGTCAAGCTGTGTCTGGCTCTGGCATCTGCTCCTGAAATGGAATCCAAATTACTCTCCCAACTAAAAGTAGTCAGGAGGATTGGAAACCTCTTGGAATTTGTTTATGCAAAGGATATGGAGGATTTTCTTGAACCAACTCTTGGCCTGTGTAGGGCTTTCCTTCTACGATCAATCAGCAGCAGAAAAGGTTTCATCTACACAAAAGAACCAAATCTCTTAAGTGATGGTTCTGCGGAGGCAAACAGTGTAGTCGATCAGCAGCAAAGCATAAGAGACATTATGGACTTTGGTAGCAATGTAGGTGTACTGCTGGAGTTAAGCGAGTCCCATGAAGCAAATGTTGCAGATATAGCCTCTGAATGTGTGGTATTGTTGCTTAAGGCAGCTCCAAGGGAAGCCACCACTGGTCTTCTGACTAATCTCCCTAAGGTTAGTGCAATTCTCGAGTCTTCAAGCAGGGCCACCTCTCGCTTGCTTGTGCTGCGGGTGTTGCATGCTCTTGGTTATTCTTGTAGGCAATATCTCTCACAAGCAATGATATTATCAATTTCTGTACATGAGATTTCAAGGGTTGAAGCTATTGTATCTGAACTTAAAAGTTCAGGTGTACCTGCTTTAGCCAATGCTGCTTTGAATGTGGCATTGGAACTGCAGCGGCTACCTCGGTGCGTTTGA
- the LOC126689173 gene encoding LOW QUALITY PROTEIN: classical arabinogalactan protein 27 (The sequence of the model RefSeq protein was modified relative to this genomic sequence to represent the inferred CDS: deleted 1 base in 1 codon) has translation MIRMASFWFHLGALINIIMAFMVSPLLSLSPNLNSDASNTISTTPSFLTNSPPSLPPFQEISPDIAPLLPSPGGEVPTSTGSSIPTIPSSPSPPNPDELDLLGPDSALSPSGSMPASSAESKFLVSYLNIVFAGLAAYWCMQPVKI, from the exons ATGATTAGAATGGCCTCCTTTTGGTTTCATTTAGGAGCACtcatcaacatcatcatggctttcATGGTCTCACCTTTGCTTTCTTTATCTCCGAACCTTAATTCTGATGCCTCCAACACTATCTCAACTACACCATCATTCTTGACAAACTCTCCTCCATCTCTTCCTCCTTTCCAAGAAATATCCCCTGACATTGCTCCACTTTTGCCTTCTCCTGGTGGTGAAGTCCCTACTTCAACTGGATCATCCATACCCACCATTCCTTCAAGCCCAAGCCCTCCAAATCCGGACGAGTTGGATTTACTTGGACCCGACTCTGCATTGTCGCCATCTGGGTCAATGCCGGCTTCCTCTGCAGAATCTAAATTCTTGGTTTCATATTTGAATATTGTTTTTGCAGGT TTAGCTGCATATTGGTGTATGCAGCCAGTTAAGATATAG